The Ciona intestinalis unplaced genomic scaffold, KH HT000074.2, whole genome shotgun sequence genome window below encodes:
- the LOC100185641 gene encoding acyl-CoA desaturase-like isoform X1, whose translation MALLFCVIRLAVPYPVQHPVKLWATVVFINCIRYTVFLYCSVCLDIDRDSLAHIKVQHTNIPGKPHAKFCIKLKDTMRAVSSFLHQIQWFNFAILFSVVCCGLYGFTLVFQVKLLTLIWTFVCAFISGLGVTAGVHRYWCHRSYKATFSLRALLCFLQTLAIQNSILNWATNHRVHHKFSETDADPHNANRGFVFSHIGWIVMKEHPSVDEKRNIMDVSDLLEDKVVAFQHRYYGILVLLIGVMFPTLVPVLFWGESFTFAFFLNMSRYCVLLNSVSMINSVAHIWGYRPYDDTIGPAENSICAFAAMGEGYHNYHHVFPHDYRTSELGMKLNITASFIDMMEKLGLAYDLRTMSNEVITERKRKNLLRKEQ comes from the exons ATGGCattgttattttgtgttattcgGCTAGCAGTGCCTTATCCGGTACAGCATCCGGTTAAACTGTGGGCAACAGTCGTATTTATAAACTGCATTCGTTACACTGTGTTTTTGTATTGCAGTGTTTGTCTGGATATTGACAGAGACAGTCTAGCGCATATCAAAGTACAACACACTAATATTCCAGGAAAACCACATGCAAAGTTCTGCATCAAGTTAAAAg ACACAATGAGAGCTGTTTCATCTTTCTTGCACCAAATACAGTGGTTTAACTTCGCTATATTATTCAGTGTTGTATGTTGTGGCTTGTATGGATTCACGCTGGTGTTTCAAGTAAAACTGCTCACTTTAATATGGA CATTTGTGTGTGCATTCATTAGTGGTCTTGGTGTAACAGCAGGTGTACACAGATATTGGTGTCATAGATCGTATAAAGCAACATTTTCACTTAGAGCTTTGCTATGCTTCCTGCAAACACTGGCGATACAG AACAGTATATTAAACTGGGCCACGAACCACAGGGTTCATCACAAGTTCTCGGAGACGGACGCCGACCCACATAACGCCAACAGGGGCTTTGTGTTCAGTCATATTGGCTGGATTGTAATGAAGGAACATCCATCTGTGGATGAGAAACGTAATATAATGGATGTGAGTGACTTACTGGAGGACAAGGTGGTCGCTTTCCAACATAG ATATTACGGGATCCTTGTTCTTCTTATTGGGGTAATGTTTCCAACAC TTGTTCCTGTTCTGTTCTGGGGCGAAAGTTTCACGTTTGCTTTTTTCCTTAACATGAGCCGATACTGTGTATTGTTAAATAGTGTTTCTATGATAAATAGCGTCGCCCATATATGGGGGTATAGACCTTATGATGACACAATCGGACCAGCCGAGAATTCAATATGTGCGTTTGCAGCAATGG GTGAAGGCTACCACAACTACCACCATGTTTTCCCCCACGATTACCGAACCAGTGAGCTTGGTATGAAACTAAACATCACCGCTTCCTTTATTGACATGATGGAAAAGTTGGGGTTGGCTTACGACCTTCGGACCATGAGTAACGAAGTTATAACTGAGAGGAAACGAAAGAATCTACTCAGGAAAGAGCAATGA
- the LOC100185641 gene encoding acyl-CoA desaturase-like isoform X2 encodes MRAVSSFLHQIQWFNFAILFSVVCCGLYGFTLVFQVKLLTLIWTFVCAFISGLGVTAGVHRYWCHRSYKATFSLRALLCFLQTLAIQNSILNWATNHRVHHKFSETDADPHNANRGFVFSHIGWIVMKEHPSVDEKRNIMDVSDLLEDKVVAFQHRYYGILVLLIGVMFPTLVPVLFWGESFTFAFFLNMSRYCVLLNSVSMINSVAHIWGYRPYDDTIGPAENSICAFAAMGEGYHNYHHVFPHDYRTSELGMKLNITASFIDMMEKLGLAYDLRTMSNEVITERKRKNLLRKEQ; translated from the exons ATGAGAGCTGTTTCATCTTTCTTGCACCAAATACAGTGGTTTAACTTCGCTATATTATTCAGTGTTGTATGTTGTGGCTTGTATGGATTCACGCTGGTGTTTCAAGTAAAACTGCTCACTTTAATATGGA CATTTGTGTGTGCATTCATTAGTGGTCTTGGTGTAACAGCAGGTGTACACAGATATTGGTGTCATAGATCGTATAAAGCAACATTTTCACTTAGAGCTTTGCTATGCTTCCTGCAAACACTGGCGATACAG AACAGTATATTAAACTGGGCCACGAACCACAGGGTTCATCACAAGTTCTCGGAGACGGACGCCGACCCACATAACGCCAACAGGGGCTTTGTGTTCAGTCATATTGGCTGGATTGTAATGAAGGAACATCCATCTGTGGATGAGAAACGTAATATAATGGATGTGAGTGACTTACTGGAGGACAAGGTGGTCGCTTTCCAACATAG ATATTACGGGATCCTTGTTCTTCTTATTGGGGTAATGTTTCCAACAC TTGTTCCTGTTCTGTTCTGGGGCGAAAGTTTCACGTTTGCTTTTTTCCTTAACATGAGCCGATACTGTGTATTGTTAAATAGTGTTTCTATGATAAATAGCGTCGCCCATATATGGGGGTATAGACCTTATGATGACACAATCGGACCAGCCGAGAATTCAATATGTGCGTTTGCAGCAATGG GTGAAGGCTACCACAACTACCACCATGTTTTCCCCCACGATTACCGAACCAGTGAGCTTGGTATGAAACTAAACATCACCGCTTCCTTTATTGACATGATGGAAAAGTTGGGGTTGGCTTACGACCTTCGGACCATGAGTAACGAAGTTATAACTGAGAGGAAACGAAAGAATCTACTCAGGAAAGAGCAATGA
- the LOC100181652 gene encoding rab-like protein 3, translated as MSNVEKDLKVKVLVLGNSGVGKSSFTHLLCHNQANKNPGYTIGCTIDIKLHEYKPGTSEEKTFCIEIWDIGASNSHASSRFIFYNNINGIILVHDLTNSKSLHNLPIWLNNVLKYDSTGGLTSVKVSSQNTSAGDDSAQCSIPLLMVGTKLDLVGDNRRSEVSARSKQTAVDLACSEIQLDNIETKYIAAGSGNAVKLSRFFDKAIAHALQRRTTTSMTGQSPLIDRRGSIGSLERRRSNLGASFNRRMKTGHQD; from the exons ATGTCGAATGTAGAAAAggatttaaaagttaaagtatTAGTCTTGGGGAATTCCGGGGTGGGGAAATCTTCGTTCACGCATCtattatgtcataatcaaGCAAATAAAAACCCAGGTTATACAATCGGATGTACAATTGATATTAAA CTCCACGAATACAAACCAGGGACGTCGGAAGAGAAAACTTTCTGCATCGAGATTTGGGACATTGGTGCTTCTAATAGCCATGCAAGTAGCAG GttcatattttacaacaacatAAACGGGATCATTCTAGTACATGACCTCACCAACTCCAAGTCCTTACATAACCTCCCTATTTGGTTAAACAATGTATTGAAGTATGATTCAACTGGTGGACTTACATCGGTTAAAGTTAGTTCACAAAACACAAG TGCAGGAGATGATTCAGCCCAATGTTCCATTCCTTTACTTATGGTTGGTACAAAGTTAGACTTGGTGGGCGATAACAGAAGAAGTGAGGTTTCAGCGCGTAGCAAACAAACTGCTGTGGATCTGGCTTGTAGTGAAATACAACTG GACAACATAGAGACAAAGTATATTGCTGCTGGTTCGGGGAATGCAGTTAAACTCAGCAGGTTCTTTGACAAG GCGATTGCTCATGCGCTACAACGACGAACAACGACGTCTATGACAGGACAATCACCTCTGATCGACCGACGGGGTTCAATTGGAAGTTTGGAACGAAGAAGAAGCAACCTGGGTGCTTCGTTTAATAGAAGGATGAAGACGGGACACCAGGATTGA
- the LOC100184028 gene encoding myotubularin-related protein 10 yields MAESGFKSYVDIAEKEHKRNEKLTEAYKKVYKQPQQELEGHLLPGEIAIAHSKKVIKYSAHDDPSKGISGTLVCTNFRVTFITTEKPKYDLVEINNSLLAPQDILLNNVEHVYVEYRNKRKKLTPGSKVKDGIERLELHCKDFRIVAFNFKLTIKGEEKTIIKAILHHAYPANVTLLFAFDFQHNQDVNAIISTPLYRNHRDWMESLKRCNNDQSWRVSSINENFTVSPTMGAYMVVPKSLTDNDLSNIVHQYMNDRIPQWCWSFVNGCSIVRSSELRSESEVGGQMEVKFHAAIQSTGSESRNIRVIDLSKQCPNPIQIQQSFIKLRNLCMPASESEYWESDGHWFSLVHNSKWLHHVNTMLSVANDVCMWMNVKEHHVVVKEQTGVDLTPIITSLTQILLDPEPRTIHGFQSLVQREWVIGGHPFKTRLGHLHQPTGNADEATEMSPIFQLFLDCVWQLCRQHPDKFEFNPTYLVVMMDALRLTAFDTFIFNNERERQRRIDQSEQKAQDKSWQSLPLWAWGVQYKQQDLKLFNNPLYKLQESDFFGVKTSDLSTNTTTSKITCLTSSMTSLNGIVENPTNHGASINRSLSSSVATSDSDETAIAQSATQSDGGEIEDNFQIHYNSRTGVVVMGSETPVGDKKKKKSFSIRRKKAKDLSHSQEEEGEVVVCVMPLQGVREHGVKLQRNKDPILEVKLGLPNINMWGTCYHRWLPWSQLFGGSPSAVYRQESMLYDEIHSLHHKIIKLMQSIDDCDIISPHSDDSGMYFPHTPPATPPTHPYIISNYFPYSPVQDLGRKSILGTPLFNFIHGNPIFDFGQKVKNKHSRSPSNFSFTTPSSDEGNSSKSNEKSSATNSLSNSCENLDKPSKKKPLMPPTEKRTPLMPPTERRTPLMPPSESITYISSV; encoded by the exons aTGGCTGAGAGTGGATTTAAATCTTACGTTGACATAGCTGAGAAAGAACACAAA CGAAATGAGAAACTGACGGAAGcttacaaaaaagtttacaaacagCCGCAACAAGAACTGGAAGGACATTTGCTACCAGGGGAGATTGCTATCGCACATTCTAAAAAA GTGATCAAATACAGCGCACACGATGATCCTTCCAAAGGAATCTCCGGAACTTTGGTTTGCACAAACTTTCGTGTTACATTCATAACTACAGAGAAGCCAAAATATGATCTG GTTGAAATAAACAACTCATTGTTGGCTCCTCAAGACATCTTGCTTAACAATGTGGAGCATGTGTATGTAG aatATCGAAACAAGCGAAAAAAGTTGACCCCTGGTTCCAAGGTTAAAGATGGGATAGAAAGGTTGGAGTTGCATTGCAAGGATTTCAGGATCGTTGCTTTCAACTTTAAACTTACAATAAAAGGGGAAGAAAAGACG ATAATTAAAGCGATACTTCATCACGCTTACCCTGCCAATGTAACCTTGTTGTTCGCATTTGATTTCCAACATAATCAAGATGTTAATGCAA TTATTTCAACCCCATTATATCGGAACCATCGTGATTGGATGGAATCGTTGAAGCGTTGCAACAACGACCAATCATGGAGAGTCTCGTCTATCAACGAAAACTTCACCGTTTCACCAAC CATGGGAGCATACATGGTGGTACCTAAGAGCTTAACAGACAATGACTTATCGAACATTGTACATCAATATATGAACGACAGAATCCCG CAATGGTGTTGGTCATTCGTGAATGGATGTTCCATTGTGAGGTCATCAGAACTGAGGTCAGAGTCGGAGGTCGGGGGTCAAATGGAGGTCAAGTTTCATGCAGCCATCCAATCAACGGGATCGGAATCTCGCAATATCAg AGTGATTGACCTCAGCAAGCAGTGTCCGAACCCGATACAAATCCAACAAAGTTTCATCAAGTTGCGGAACCTTTGCATGCCAG cGTCTGAATCTGAGTACTGGGAGTCGGATGGACATTGGTTTTCCCTTGTACACAACTCGAAGTGGTTACACCATGTTAACACAATGTTATCGGTGGCTAATGATGTTTGTATGTGGATGAATGTTAAGGAACATCATGTTGTAGTGAAAG AGCAAACGGGGGTCGACCTCACCCCTATAATAACCTCCCTCACCCAAATACTCCTCGACCCCGAGCCCCGAACTATCCATGGTTTCCAATCCCTCGTTCAACGTGAGTGGGTGATAGGGGGGCATCCGTTCAAAACCCGGCTAGGCCACTTACATCAACCAACAGGGAACGCAGATGAAGCAACAGAAATG tCACCTATCTTCCAATTGTTCCTCGACTGTGTATGGCAACTATGTCGTCAACATCCCGACAAGTTCGAGTTCAACCCAACGTACCTCGTCGTGATGATGGACGCGTTACGCCTCACCGCTTTCGATACTTTCATATTTAACAACGAGCGGGAACGGCAGAGGAGAATCGACCAATCAGAG CAAAAAGCTCAAGACAAGAGTTGGCAGAgtttaccattgtgggcatggGGTGTCCAGTATAAACAACAAGATCTTAAGTTGTTTAACAATCCATTGTACAA attaCAAGAGTCGGATTTCTTCGGTGTCAAAACTTCAGATTTATCGACAAATACAACGACGTCGAAAATCACGTGTTTGACTTcttctatgacatcactaaaCGGCATTGTTGAAAACCCAACCAACCACGGCGCTTCGATCAATCGTTCGCTTTCATCAAGCGTTGCTACTAGCGACAGCGACGAGACGGCCATTGCGCAATCTGCGACGCAATCGGACGGCGGCGAAATTGAAGATAATTTCCAGATTCATTACAATAGTAGGACGGGTGTTGTAGTTATGGGGAGTGAGACACCTGTGGGTgacaagaagaagaaaaagagtTTCTCAATTCGTAGGAAAAAGGCAAAAGATCTCTCACATTCGCAGGAAGAAGAAGGAGAGGTTGTGGTTTGTGTGATGCCATTACAAGGGGTTAGGGAGCATGGGGTGAAACTACAAAGGAATAAAG ACCCGATATTGGAAGTGAAACTGGGCCTACCTAACATTAACATGTGGGGAACATGCTATCACAGGTGGCTCCCATGGTCACAGTTGTTTGGGGGAAGTCCTTCAGCTGTGTATAGACAGGAGTCGATGCTGTACGATGAAATACATTCCTTGCATCATAAG ATTATAAAACTGATGCAATCCATTgatgattgtgacatcataagcCCCCATAGTGATGACAGTGGTATGTATTTCCCCCACACCCCACCTGCCACACCCCCAAcacacccatatataatatccaattacTTTCCATATTCACCCGTACAAGATCTCGGAAGGAAATCAATCTTAG GCACCCCTCTGTTCAACTTTATTCATGGAAATCCTATTTTCGACTTTGgacaaaaagtgaaaaataaacACTCGAGGTCTCCCTCCAACTTCTCCTTCACAACCCCCTCTAGTGACGAAGGTAACTCGTCGAAATCTAACGAGAAATCCTCAGCCACAAACAGTTTATCGAATAGTTGcgaaaatttggacaaaccttCCAAAAAGAAGCCATTAATGCCCCCAACTGAAAAGAGGACGCCATTAATGCCCCCAACTGAAAGGAGGACGCCATTAATGCCCCCATCGGAGAGCATTACTTATATATCATCTGTATAG
- the LOC100175451 gene encoding leucine-rich repeat-containing protein 70-like encodes MRCIPWLLVVALIVNLTSAARRPNQPITSCPSPCVCESIFCKSTQRRGKIFCAGVAASCFHANLTSFPPGVVANVTGLLLSNNSMTTINFDEFSNLAKLETLLVDNNLIRDIIINSRFKKLRRLSFKNNKIFHLPQRGFKLLKNLVDLNLEMNRITSVQGIKFPHKLRTLNLNHNRIRTLTSGSFRKLKELQTLKLEYNVIDFISKTTFIQATQLNVLYLSNNNLRILGENQFQQLPMCWFISLAGNNIHEVHPYAFRLFGVKNNNHHQIHLESNALRFIEEDMLGLFMSEVRRVLYSFYFAGNPIFCDCNIQLLRDDAGSLLRDPHKMVCDSPRNLNHTTLAELNIEECCV; translated from the exons ATGAGGTGCATACCATGGTTGTTGGTTGTTGCGTTGATTGTTAACCTTACATCAGCAGCAAGacgaccaaaccaaccaatcacaTCGTGTCCATCACCATGCGTGTGTGAAAGTATTTTCTGTAAAT CCACCCAGAGACGagggaaaatattttgtgccgGAGTTGCCGCGAGTTGTTTCCATGCCAACCTTACCTCCTTCCCCCCCGGGGTCGTTGCCAATGTTACGGGATTGTTGCTAAGCAACAACTCCATGACAACGATCAACTTTGACGAGTTCTCAAATCTTGCGAAACTCGAAACATTATTGGTGGATAATAATCTTATccgtgacatcataatcaacaGTCGATTCAA GAAGCTACGAAgattaagtttcaaaaacaaCAAGATCTTTCATCTTCCACAACGAGGGTTCAAACTATTGAAGAACTTGGTCGATCTTAACCTGGAGATGAATAGAATTACTTCGGTACAAG GTATAAAGTTCCCTCACAAGCTCCGAACACTCAACCTAAACCACAATCGCATACGAACCTTAACCAGCGGCTCGTTCAGGAAGTTGAAAGAACTCCAAACATTGAAGCTGGAATATAATGTTATTGACTTTATCAGTAAAACTACTTTCATACAAGCAACACAACTTAAT GTATTATACTTGTCGAACAACAACCTTCGAATACTCGGAGAGAATCAATTTCAGCAACTCCCAATGTGTTGGTTTATATCGTTGGCTGGGAACAACATACACGAGGTACATCCGTATGCGTTTCGCTTGTTTGGGGTAAAGAACAACAACCACCACCAAATCCACCTGGAAAGCAACGCATTGAGGTTTATTGAGGAAGATATGTTGGGATTGTTCATGTCTGAAGTCAGGAG AGTCCTGTACTCGTTCTACTTTGCGGGCAACCCCATCTTCTGCGATTGCAACATTCAGCTGCTTCGAGATGACGCGGGTTCTCTACTTCGTGATCCCCACAAGATGGTTTGCGATTCTCCGAGGAATTTGAATCACACAACGTTAGCTGAACTTAATATTGAGGAATGctgtgtgtga